The following proteins are co-located in the Manihot esculenta cultivar AM560-2 chromosome 9, M.esculenta_v8, whole genome shotgun sequence genome:
- the LOC110622066 gene encoding protein DETOXIFICATION 42-like: MATETLLNLWENLAKLPLVMLLKDTRNVFNMDELAVEIAQIAVPAALALAADPVASLIDTAFIGHLGPVELAAVGVSIAIFNQVSKIAIFPLVSVTTSFVAEEESAGKSSNDENASLEDGLLVNKETEELLPKSGSISTKRHIPSASSALVIACVLGVIQALFLIFSAKPILSYMGVQSDSPMLIPAQQYLTLRSLGAPAVLLSLAMQGVFRGIKDTKTPLFATVVGDVANIILDPIFIFVFRLNVCGAAIAHVISQYLISLILLWKLIEHVDLLPPNIKDLQFGRFLKNGFMLLMRVIAATICVTLAASLAARHGSTSMAAFQVCLQIWMATSLLADGLAVAGQAMLASAFANKDHDRAKAIASRVFQYGLLLGLVLSIFLFGGLQFASRLFTEDVNVLNLIAVGIPFVAATQIVNVLAFVFDGINYGASDFAYSSYSMVLVSIISILCLFALSSSHGFFGIWVALTIFMTLRAFVGLFRIGTGTGPWSFLRR; encoded by the exons ATGGCCACAGAAACTCTTCTTAATCTGTGGGAAAACTTGGCTAAATTGCCTCTTGTTATGCTCTTGAAGGATACAAG GAACGTTTTCAATATGGATGAGTTAGCAGTAGAAATAGCACAAATTGCAGTTCCTGCTGCACTTGCTTTAGCAGCAGATCCTGTTGCTTCTCTAATCGATACAGCATTCATTGGCCATTTAG GACCTGTGGAGCTTGCTGCTGTGGGAGTTTCTATTGCCATTTTTAATCAAGTGTCAAAGATTGCAATTTTCCCACTTGTCAGTGTTACCACGTCTTTTGTTGCCGAGGAAGAAAGTGCTGGAAAATCGAGTAACGACGAAAATGCATCACTTGAAGATGGTTTGCTTGTCAATAAGGAAACGGAAGAGCTATTACCTAAATCTG GCAGCATTTCCACCAAAAGGCACATACCATCTGCTTCTTCAGCATTGGTTATTGCTTGTGTCCTTGGCGTAATCCAGGCTTTATTCCTCATTTTCTCTGCAAAACCGATCCTGAGCTACATGGGTGTACAATCT GATTCCCCAATGCTAATACCAGCACAACAATACTTGACATTGAGGTCACTAGGTGCTCCTGCTGTTCTTCTTTCACTAGCGATGCAAGGGGTTTTCCGAGGAATTAAGGATACGAAAACTCCTCTATTTGCTACTG ttGTGGGAGATGTAGCAAATATCATCTTGGACCCAATATTTATATTCGTATTCAGATTGAACGTCTGTGGTGCAGCCATTGCTCATGTTATTTCTCA GTACCTAATCTCCCTGATTCTGTTGTGGAAATTAATTGAACATGTTGATCTATTGCCTCCCAACATTAAAGATCTACAATTTGGTCGATTTCTAAAAAATG GATTTATGCTGTTGATGAGGGTAATAGCTGCGACAATCTGTGTCACCTTGGCTGCATCATTGGCGGCAAGACATGGATCTACTTCAATGGCTGCATTTCAGGTTTGCTTGCAGATTTGGATGGCAACTTCTTTGCTTGCAGATGGGCTGGCTGTGGCTGGACAA GCAATGCTTGCAAGTGCATTTGCAAATAAGGATCACGACAGGGCCAAGGCCATTGCTTCTCGTGTATTCCAG TACGGTTTGCTTTTAGGCCTAGTTCTCTCGATCTTCCTTTTCGGTGGACTACAGTTTGCTTCAAGATTATTTACAGAAGACGTCAATGTTTTGAATCTTATTGCCGTGGGCATCCCG TTTGTTGCAGCAACTCAAATCGTAAATGTTTTAGCCTTCGTTTTCGATGGAATCAATTATGGAGCATCTGATTTTGCATACTCTTCATACTCAATG GTTTTGGTGTCAATAATAAGCATCCTTTGCTTATTTGCTTTATCATCTAGTCATGGCTTCTTTGGTATCTGGGTTGCGTTGACCATTTTTATGACTTTACGCGCATTCGTGGGCTTGTTCAG AATAGGAACCGGGACGGGACCTTGGAGCTTTTTAAGAAGATGA